Part of the Girardinichthys multiradiatus isolate DD_20200921_A chromosome 14, DD_fGirMul_XY1, whole genome shotgun sequence genome is shown below.
AGGCAAAACCTGGTTTAAAAGAGGGAgattaggaaaaaaaatcacaaacatcAAATCAcatccaaaatattttttatttaacaaaaaacaaacgcGTAAACAGAATAACAACATCAAGAAAATAATTTGGAACTTgtagaagaaaaataatcatttaGAATCGTGTCCTTTTGGTCGTTTTAGTCCTTCGTTTGGAAGAGGTGACCCGCTTAGCTCTCACCACTTGTCCTCTACCAACACAGGAGCTGGTGGATGAGCTGTATAACTTCAGAGATTGCTATTTCGAGACGCACAGCGTGGAGGAGGCCGGACGGAAAGACGACAATGTCAAGCGGAAGATGGGACAGACACTGAAGAAGCTGGAGGAGAAAGGTGAGCGCTGCAGTTTAGAATCACAATCTTAATGTTAATATTGTAAAAGGTCActcacatgtttttttccccgCTCTCTTTCCGGTTCGGGCTTCCGACAGACCGCTTAAAACACAAATCAGAGTTTCTGCTGCAGAAAGGCAGGTGTCTGAACGTGTCCCCGGACTTCAGCGCTGCAGCCGAGGAGTGCCTGTCCCGAGCCGTAAAGCTGGATCCCACCCTGGTCGAGGCCTGGAACATACTGGGGGACCAGTACTGGAAGAAGGGAGACCTGATTGCTTCCAAGAACTGCTTCACTGGGGCCTTGCAGCAGGTATGTCAGCTATAGAAGGAGCAGTGATTGTTCTCTCTGTAATGTAATTGTACCTAATTACTTCTTTATTTTTGAACGTGTTGTAGGAGAAGAATAAGGTATCTCTACGCAACCTCTCCATGGTGCTGAGGCAGCTGCCAGCAGCTAACAGCGATGAACACAGTAAGCGTGTTCTGGAGAGTGTGGACTTGGCACGGGAAGCTGTGCAGCTGGATGTCGGTGATGGGACTTCATGGTGTGAGTAGAATTATAATGAAGAAGCTCCTGGAAGTTTGAATATAATTTTATCTTTAATCTCtttgattttaattaattttttaccGTTTCCAGGTATTCTTGGAAATGCCTTCTTGTCTCTATTTTTCACGTGCGGACAGAATCCACAATTCTCTCAGCAAGCTCTTAATGCCTATGCGAAATCTGTGAGTTTACACAGGCGCGTTCATAATATTCCCACTGTTAAAACTGAACACGTGCGCTAATACGCTTCTGCCCTCACCGGCTCCCTTCTATTGGAGGCGGCAGACCGGATTGCCTCCAGCATGCCGGATCTACACTTCAACAGGGCCAACCTGTTCCACTACGAGGAGATGTTTGGATGCGCGCTCGAAGGCTACAGCCGAGCCGCAGAGTTGGACCCAAACTGGGGGGAGCCGCCGGAGAAAGAGAAGCAGctgctggagtacctggagaaagtGACAGAACTCATCCACAACAAGGTAAGGCCAACATGGTGCTCTTTCTCACTTCTACCCCATGCTTTgttgttccatccatccatcgttgaAGAAATATCACAGAAATTGTTACAGAAATATCATCAGTATTTTTGTTGTGAACCACTGTAATACTTGGAACTCTGCTAATTTGGTTAGCAAAATTATGGAAGGAATAACTTGTTGCAGCCCtggaatataaaacatattgtgTCCACCTGACAATTAAGGTATAACTGTTGATGGTGCCTGTAATGTTCTTGGTTTGTTGTGAAAGTGCTGCTTTGTTTGACCACAAGGTGGCAGCAAAGTGCAGCTTTGGTGGTTCttttccatctctttttcaCCCTGgaccgtgtgtgtgtgcgcacgcgtgtgtgtgtgtgtccagggCAAGGTGAAAACACGTCGGCTGAGGACGATGTTGTCAAACCTCAACACGTCAGCTCTGGGGCCATGCTCATCCCCACGGTTTCGCTCTCCATCTGGCCGTGTGGGCAGCCTGGAGCCGCGATCCCTCTCCTCGCTCACACATGGCCACAATGCTGGGGTGGCCGCCCTGGGGAAGGTGGTGTTCAGCCTGGCCTCTCAGGGTCGCATGGCCTTGTAAGTGCAGCTAA
Proteins encoded:
- the ttc5 gene encoding tetratricopeptide repeat protein 5 is translated as MAEKEESGEAGKDKTELQIIKELVDELYNFRDCYFETHSVEEAGRKDDNVKRKMGQTLKKLEEKDRLKHKSEFLLQKGRCLNVSPDFSAAAEECLSRAVKLDPTLVEAWNILGDQYWKKGDLIASKNCFTGALQQEKNKVSLRNLSMVLRQLPAANSDEHSKRVLESVDLAREAVQLDVGDGTSWCILGNAFLSLFFTCGQNPQFSQQALNAYAKSAADRIASSMPDLHFNRANLFHYEEMFGCALEGYSRAAELDPNWGEPPEKEKQLLEYLEKVTELIHNKGKVKTRRLRTMLSNLNTSALGPCSSPRFRSPSGRVGSLEPRSLSSLTHGHNAGVAALGKVVFSLASQGRMAFTFGMVDSEETCIVVMVYNTADTWGVLIGDSVVIPEPNVKRHSITHKDKSYDFKSIRVDSPLLLIVNGKKQNVQSQIPISVSNQYHQKPKEAD